From Triticum aestivum cultivar Chinese Spring chromosome 4A, IWGSC CS RefSeq v2.1, whole genome shotgun sequence, a single genomic window includes:
- the LOC123088155 gene encoding uncharacterized protein — translation MGFVSFAGRVLFASVFLLSAYQEFTEFGTDGGPAAKNLAPKFNSFTKNISVHLGVVVPHVELKHVVAATIGLKGLGGLLFIVSSSFGAYLLALYLAFITPVVYDFYNYDMEKAEFVQIFMKFTQNLALFGALLFFLGMKNSVPKRQAKKKAPKSKTT, via the exons ATGGGGTTCGTGTCCTTCGCCGGGAGGGTCCTCTTCGCCTCCGTCTTCCTCCTCTCCGCCTACCAGGA GTTCACTGAATTTGGAACTGATGGCGGGCCAGCTGCAAAGAATCTTGCGCCTAAGTTTAACAGTTTCACCAAAAATATTTCTGTACACCTCGGAGTTGTGGTGCCTCATGTAGAG TTGAAGCATGTGGTTGCTGCTACCATTGGTCTGAAGGGTCTGGGTGGTCTCCTGTTTATCGTCAGCAGTTCATTTGGTGCTTATCTCCTG GCTCTCTACCTTGCTTTCATCACGCCCGTCGTCTATGACTTCTACAACTACGACATGGAGAAGGCTGAATTTgtgcagatcttcatgaagttCACACAG AACCTGGCGCTGTTTGGAGCCCTTCTCTTCTTCCTGGGCATGAAGAACTCGGTCCCCAAGAGgcaggccaagaagaaggcccccAAGTCCAAGACAACTTAG